Proteins from one Rosa chinensis cultivar Old Blush chromosome 7, RchiOBHm-V2, whole genome shotgun sequence genomic window:
- the LOC112177263 gene encoding membrane-anchored ubiquitin-fold protein 3 encodes MPEEDLVDIKFRLYDGSDIGPFSYSSASTVDMLKQRVVSDWPKGKTMIPKTSNEVKLMCFGKILENNKTVGQCKLPFGDVGGGGVMVMHVVVQPTIDKAKSDKKIDDLPRKVVCSCSIL; translated from the exons ATGCCGGAGGAGGATTTGGTGGACATAAAGTTCAGGCTGTACGATGGCTCCGATATAGGGCCGTTCAGCTACTCATCAGCCTCCACAGTCGATATGCTTAAGCAGAGGGTCGTCTCCGACTGGCCCAAAG GGAAAACGATGATACCCAAGACGTCGAATGAAGTGAAGctaatgtgttttggtaaaattttggAGAACAACAAGACAGTGGGTCAGTGTAAATTACCTTTTGGTGATGTTGGTGGTGGGGGAGTTATGGTAATGCATGTTGTTGTACAGCCAACTATAGACAAAGCTAAATCAG ACAAGAAGATTGATGACTTGCCCCGGAAAGTTGTCTGTTCGTGTTCCATATtgtga
- the LOC112177261 gene encoding glutamate-1-semialdehyde 2,1-aminomutase 2, chloroplastic, giving the protein MANTIAGVAVGISSATPRLSQRPISRSSRRFSTVKMAVSLDEKKKNFTLQKSEEAFNAAKELMPGGVNSPVRAFKSVGGQPVVIDSVKGSHMWDIDGNEYIDYVGSWGPAIIGHADDKVLAALAETMKKGTSFGAPCLLENVLAKMVIEAVPSIEMVRFVNSGTEACMGVLRLARAYTGRGKIIKFEGCYHGHADPFLVKAGSGVATLGLPDSPGVPKAATIDTLTAPYNDLSAVEALFQSNKGEVAAIILEPVVGNSGFITPTPDFLNGIRKLTKEHGALLIFDEVMTGFRLSYGGAQEYFGITPDLTTLGKIIGGGLPVGAYGGRREMMEMVAPAGPMYQAGTLSGNPLAMTAGIHTLERLKEPGSYEHLNKITGDLIQGIIDAGKKAGHAICGGYISGMFGFFFTEGPVYNFDDAKKSDTAKFGRFYRGMLEEGVYFAPSQFEAGFTSLAHTPEDIQNTIAAAEKVLRQI; this is encoded by the exons ATGGCCAACACGATCGCCGGCGTCGCCGTCGGGATTTCATCCGCAACTCCCAGGCTTTCTCAGAGACCCATTTCACGATCGTCTCGGCGTTTTTCCACGGTCAAAATGGCCGTCTCGCTCgacgagaagaagaagaatttcacTCTTCAGAAATCCGAGGAGGCCTTCAATGCCGCCAAG GAGTTGATGCCTGGAGGTGTGAATTCCCCTGTACGTGCTTTTAAATCTGTTGGCGGACAACCTGTTGTGATTGATTCCGTCAAGGGCTCTCACATGTGGGACATTGATGGCAATGAGTACATTGACTATGTAGGTTCTTGGGGACCTGCAATAATCGGGCATGCAGATGATAAG GTACTTGCAGCTCTGGCTGAAACAATGAAGAAAGGAACAAGCTTTGGTGCACCTTGTCTTCTAGAAAATGTTCTGGCAAAAATGGTGATTGAAGCTGTTCCAAGCATTGAAATGGTTCGGTTTGTTAACTCAGGCACAGAAGCATGTATGGGTGTGCTTCGTCTGGCCCGTGCATATACTGGCCGAGGGAAGATAATTAAGTTTGAAGGCTGTTACCATGGCCATGCTGATCCATTCCTTGTCAAGGCTGGTAGTGGGGTTGCCACATTAGGACTTCCAGACTCACCAGGTGTTCCTAAAGCAGCGACTATTGATACGCTAACAGCCCCTTACAATGACTTGTCAGCCGTGGAAGCTCTTTTTCAAAGTAACAAAGGAGAAGTTGCAGCAATCATCCTTGAACCAGTTGTTGGGAACTCTGGTTTTATCACTCCTACCCCAGATTTCCTTAATGGAATACGCAAACTCACCAAAGAACATGGTGCTCTCCTCATTTTTGATGAAGTGATGACTGGGTTCCGTTTGTCTTATGGTGGAGCTCAGGAGTATTTTGGTATTACTCCTGATTTAACAACACTTGGGAAGATCATTGGTGGCGGTCTACCAGTTGGTGCATATGGTGGAAGGAGGGAGATGATGGAAATGGTGGCACCAGCAGGGCCAATGTATCAGGCTGGGACCTTGAGTGGTAACCCGCTAGCAATGACTGCTGGAATTCACACCCTTGAGAGGTTGAAGGAGCCAGGCAGCTATGAACACCTGAACAAGATTACAGGTGACCTTATTCAAGGTATCATAGATGCTGGGAAGAAGGCTGGACATGCAATTTGTGGTGGGTATATCAGCGGGATGTTTGGATTCTTCTTCACTGAAGGGCCTGTTTACAACTTTGATGATGCAAAAAAGAGTGATACCGCAAAGTTTGGAAGGTTTTATAGGGGAATGCTGGAGGAAGGTGTATACTTTGCTCCCTCACAGTTTGAGGCTGGGTTTACAAGCTTGGCTCATACTCCTGAGGATATCCAAAATACAATAGCTGCTGCAGAGAAAGTTTTAAGGCAGATATAG
- the LOC112177262 gene encoding TPD1 protein homolog 1, translated as MRAAAVIGTASLLFFGVVAAAVVLLCSPGFLNGGHGFMESRLLRSGEGNSKLAAAHRKLLVRGQENVEEPNRIWGEKCSRSDIVIEQGPTAPLPSGIPTYTVEIMNVCVTGCNISHIHFTCGWFSSATLVNPKVFRRLRYNDCLVNDGKPLVNGGTISFEYANTFLYPLKVSSVACY; from the exons ATGCGAGCGGCGGCGGTTATCGGAACGGCGTCGTTGCTCTTCTTCGGAGTAGTGGCTGCGGCGGTGGTGTTGTTGTGCTCGCCTGGGTTTCTGAACG GTGGCCATGGTTTTATGGAATCAAGGTTGTTGAGGTCTGGGGAAGGAAACAGCAAGCTCGCCGCTGCTCACCGCAAGCTTCTTGTTCggg GGCAAGAAAATGTGGAGGAACCCAATCGAATTTGGGGGGAGAAGTGTAGCCGGTCCGACATAGTGATTGAACAGGGTCCCACGGCACCGCTGCCGAGCGGCATTCCCACTTACACGGTGGAGATCATGAACGTGTGCGTCACCGGCTGTAACATTAGCCACATCCACTTCACCTGTGGTTGGTTCAGCTCCGCCACGCTGGTTAACCCGAAAGTCTTCAGGCGGCTACGCTATAATGACTGCCTTGTGAACGACGGCAAGCCTCTGGTCAATGGTGGTACAATCTCTTTTGAGTATGCCAACACCTTCCTCTACCCACTCAAGGTTTCCTCTGTAGCTTGCTACTGA